In Methanoculleus sp. SDB, a single window of DNA contains:
- a CDS encoding histidine kinase — protein sequence MHRNERHQKQGDKLLKMPGKFDRGPVEFKSRSSDKEGEIMAIATRDVISVPPTSTILGAIEAMTAHGFRRLPVTDPGTHSLRGIITAGDIIDFMGGGSRFNLVKVKHKGNLIAALNESVREIMTSQLVTLPVTASIADAVGVIVEKKTGGLPIINEKEVLSGIVTERDVMRVLVAERSPLKVEDIMTTSLHITSPETPIGTVTREMVTQRFRRLPVVSDDVLFGIVTSTDIMKYIGGGKVFDKLVTGNVSDVMNLPVRTLINGSLHTTTPDENINEVAREILSKNVGALPVIEDSRLVGLVTEFDLVRAFSKR from the coding sequence TTGCACAGGAATGAACGACACCAGAAACAGGGAGATAAACTCCTGAAAATGCCTGGCAAATTCGACCGTGGTCCGGTTGAATTCAAATCACGTTCCTCCGACAAAGAGGGGGAAATTATGGCGATCGCGACGCGGGATGTAATCTCGGTACCTCCGACCAGCACTATTCTTGGTGCCATTGAGGCGATGACAGCCCACGGATTCCGGCGTTTGCCTGTAACAGATCCCGGAACACACAGCCTTCGGGGCATCATCACCGCGGGCGACATCATCGATTTCATGGGGGGAGGCAGCAGATTTAATCTCGTGAAGGTAAAGCACAAGGGCAACCTCATAGCAGCGCTCAACGAGAGCGTTCGAGAAATCATGACCTCTCAGCTGGTCACGCTTCCGGTTACGGCGTCAATTGCCGATGCCGTGGGGGTAATCGTCGAAAAGAAAACCGGCGGACTGCCCATTATCAATGAAAAAGAGGTTCTTTCAGGCATAGTTACCGAACGCGACGTAATGCGCGTCCTTGTCGCGGAGCGGAGTCCCCTCAAGGTGGAGGATATCATGACAACATCACTCCACATCACGTCTCCCGAAACACCCATCGGCACCGTGACACGCGAGATGGTCACACAAAGGTTCCGGCGCCTGCCGGTAGTGAGTGATGACGTCCTTTTCGGTATCGTCACCAGCACTGATATTATGAAATACATCGGCGGAGGGAAGGTCTTTGATAAACTTGTGACCGGGAATGTCTCGGATGTGATGAATCTTCCTGTCCGGACGCTTATTAACGGTTCTCTCCATACCACAACGCCGGATGAAAACATCAACGAAGTGGCACGAGAGATATTATCGAAGAACGTCGGCGCGCTCCCTGTGATCGAAGATTCCCGGCTTGTCGGCCTTGTTACGGAATTCGATCTGGTGCGCGCATTTTCCAAGAGGTGA
- a CDS encoding histidine kinase, giving the protein MKVARDLMVEFPVLRWNDFITRARQILRDDLYREIYVTNEKNGLMGYIDATDVLKVTDTKSNVTVEGFVKEAASVHPDDSLETVAGIIRTMGTDSAAVTNEARNVIGGIMLSELFQILIRRQELRGRVSDFMAQRVVTCRPDDTIQKLYSLIVESGYYAFPVVRDGILVGMLSRNDLLRYGRIRKTLENSSKVHVENLMTTPAIYVSPDDDIGEAARSLTVHDISRLPVVLNGNLVGILDRHDVLKGLSL; this is encoded by the coding sequence ATGAAGGTCGCTCGCGACCTAATGGTTGAGTTCCCCGTGTTGCGATGGAATGATTTCATCACCAGGGCACGACAGATTCTCCGGGATGACTTGTACCGGGAGATCTATGTAACGAATGAAAAAAACGGACTGATGGGGTATATTGACGCGACTGATGTATTGAAGGTAACTGATACGAAGTCGAACGTCACCGTGGAAGGTTTTGTCAAGGAAGCAGCATCGGTTCATCCTGACGATTCCCTCGAGACTGTCGCGGGAATCATCCGGACCATGGGAACTGACAGTGCGGCGGTCACGAATGAGGCACGAAACGTGATCGGGGGTATCATGCTTTCGGAACTCTTCCAGATTCTTATCCGCCGGCAGGAACTCCGCGGCCGCGTCAGTGATTTTATGGCACAGCGGGTCGTGACGTGCAGGCCCGATGACACGATACAGAAACTGTACTCGCTCATTGTGGAAAGCGGATATTATGCCTTTCCTGTCGTAAGGGACGGAATACTGGTCGGGATGCTCTCCCGGAACGACCTTCTCAGGTACGGCAGGATACGGAAAACACTTGAAAATTCATCAAAAGTACATGTCGAGAACCTGATGACCACACCAGCCATTTATGTCTCGCCCGACGATGATATAGGCGAAGCTGCACGATCACTCACTGTTCATGATATCAGCAGGCTCCCCGTTGTTTTGAATGGAAATCTTGTCGGCATCCTTGACCGGCATGATGTATTGAAGGGTTTATCATTATAA